A region of Beijerinckia sp. 28-YEA-48 DNA encodes the following proteins:
- a CDS encoding ABC transporter ATP-binding protein, whose protein sequence is MMALLSIENVCVSYDKVEAVHNVSLSIEPGQIVTVIGPNGAGKTTLMMAIIGLLKSSGRMEYLGQDLSRLDVESRVGQGLCLVPEKRELFHDMSVYDNLILGSYSREDRSQVPQDLDSVFDRFPRLKERRKQLAGTLSGGERQMLALGRALMSRPTLLMLDEPSLGLAPLIVREIFRTIASLRELGVSILLVEQNARAALETADYGYVIETGEIVQSGPANTLIHDEKLISAYLGGH, encoded by the coding sequence ATAATGGCTTTATTGTCGATCGAGAACGTCTGCGTGTCCTATGACAAGGTCGAGGCGGTTCATAACGTCTCGCTGTCCATCGAACCTGGCCAGATCGTCACCGTGATCGGCCCCAACGGCGCCGGCAAGACGACGCTGATGATGGCGATCATCGGGCTCCTTAAATCATCTGGGCGGATGGAATATCTCGGCCAGGATCTGTCGCGGCTCGATGTCGAGAGCCGCGTCGGCCAAGGCCTCTGCCTCGTGCCCGAGAAGCGTGAACTGTTTCACGACATGTCCGTCTACGACAACCTGATCCTAGGCTCCTACAGCCGGGAGGATCGCTCGCAGGTGCCGCAGGACCTGGACAGTGTGTTCGACCGCTTTCCCCGCCTGAAGGAACGGCGCAAGCAATTGGCTGGCACATTGTCCGGTGGCGAGCGGCAGATGCTGGCGCTCGGCCGCGCCTTGATGAGCCGGCCGACACTGTTGATGCTGGACGAGCCGAGCCTGGGTCTCGCGCCGCTGATCGTGAGGGAAATTTTTCGCACCATCGCCTCGTTGCGGGAGCTCGGTGTGTCGATCCTTCTGGTCGAACAGAACGCCCGCGCCGCGCTCGAAACGGCCGATTATGGCTATGTCATCGAGACCGGCGAGATCGTCCAGTCAGGTCCAGCGAACACGCTGATCCACGACGAGAAGCTGATCAGCGCCTATCTCGGCGGCCATTAA
- a CDS encoding LysE family translocator, producing MEIVVPGATNLGLFLSAAFVLLIIPGPAVLYIIGRSLTQGRGAGLVSILGVHTATLVHVAAAALGLSAILAASALAFSIVKYAGAAYLIWLGLKKIFGRDEAGTAAAPVHGHGRLFRDGFVVNLLNPKTALFFLAFLPQFVEPERGHVAMQMAVLGFLFTGLGLITDTCYALAAGSARHWLKGNGTFLKSERYITGTLFIGLGLTAAFAGNQKK from the coding sequence ATGGAGATTGTTGTTCCCGGCGCGACCAATCTTGGCCTGTTCCTCAGCGCCGCTTTTGTTCTGCTCATCATTCCAGGGCCGGCGGTGCTCTATATCATCGGCCGTTCGCTGACCCAGGGCCGTGGCGCCGGCCTGGTGTCGATCCTTGGGGTTCACACAGCGACCTTGGTGCATGTGGCAGCGGCCGCACTTGGCCTGTCGGCCATCCTCGCTGCCTCGGCGCTTGCCTTTTCCATCGTCAAATATGCCGGCGCGGCCTATCTGATCTGGCTCGGTCTGAAGAAGATCTTTGGCCGCGATGAGGCCGGTACGGCGGCTGCGCCGGTGCACGGCCATGGTCGCTTGTTTCGCGACGGTTTCGTCGTCAATCTGCTTAATCCGAAGACGGCGCTGTTCTTCCTCGCCTTCCTGCCGCAGTTCGTCGAACCGGAACGCGGCCATGTCGCCATGCAGATGGCTGTGCTCGGCTTTCTCTTCACCGGGCTCGGCCTGATCACCGATACATGCTATGCGCTCGCCGCCGGCAGCGCCCGCCACTGGCTGAAAGGCAACGGCACATTCCTGAAGAGCGAGCGCTATATCACCGGCACGCTCTTCATCGGCCTCGGCCTGACGGCGGCTTTCGCCGGCAACCAGAAGAAGTAG
- a CDS encoding cupin domain-containing protein, translating into MRRTAPALLVALFAFGAASVAVRAEGPVTLPAPQATQPPFVPAPVRVKPIMSTTTTVSGQPIVFPQGPGRVVAGEYIIAPGAVLPLHQHPFPRFAYVLQGQLEVENRDSNQIYHYKPGDVVIEMIGQNHLGRNIGDEPVRLIVFDTTPANVESNVTIAK; encoded by the coding sequence ATGCGCCGCACCGCTCCGGCTTTATTGGTCGCGCTTTTCGCTTTCGGTGCTGCGTCGGTCGCTGTTCGCGCCGAAGGTCCGGTGACCCTGCCGGCGCCGCAAGCGACACAACCGCCCTTCGTGCCGGCGCCCGTGCGCGTCAAGCCGATCATGTCGACGACCACCACGGTCTCTGGTCAACCAATCGTCTTTCCGCAGGGGCCGGGCCGGGTGGTCGCCGGCGAATACATCATCGCGCCGGGCGCGGTGCTGCCGCTACACCAGCATCCGTTTCCGCGCTTCGCCTATGTGCTGCAGGGTCAGCTCGAGGTCGAGAACCGCGATAGCAATCAAATCTACCATTACAAGCCAGGTGACGTGGTGATCGAAATGATCGGCCAGAACCATCTCGGCCGCAACATCGGCGACGAGCCTGTGCGCCTCATCGTTTTCGACACGACGCCGGCCAATGTCGAGAGCAATGTGACGATCGCCAAATAA
- a CDS encoding ABC-F family ATP-binding cassette domain-containing protein translates to MIRLENISKQNGHQILFIEASAGLLKGEKIGLVGPNGAGKTTLFRMIKGEELPDEGQVGVDRGTTIGYFSQDVGEMAGRSAVAEVMDGAGPVSTVAAELKELETAMVDPDRADEMESLIERYGEVQARFEELDGYALDGRAREVLAGLSFTEEMMDGDVGALSGGWKMRVALARILLMRPDAMLLDEPSNHLDLESLIWLEEFLKGYEGALLMTSHDRAFMNRIVGKIIEIDGGTLTTYSGDYEFYEQQRALNEKQQQAQFERQQAMLAKEIKFIERFKARASHAAQVQSRVKKLEKIDRVEPPRRRQTVMFEFQPAPRSGDDVVAFKNVHKRYGNRAIYEGFDFTVRRKERWCVMGVNGAGKSTLLKLVAGSTEPDNGTVALGGSVKMGYFAQHAMDLLDGDRTVFQSLEDSFPQAGQGSLRALAGCFGFSGDDVEKKCRVLSGGEKARLVMAKMLFDPPNFLVLDEPTNHLDIATKEMLIQALGNYEGTMLFVSHDRHFLAALSNRVLELTPEGIHQYGGGYNEYVARTGQEAPGLRH, encoded by the coding sequence ATGATCCGCCTTGAAAACATCAGCAAGCAGAACGGCCACCAGATCCTTTTCATCGAGGCGTCGGCAGGGCTCCTGAAGGGCGAAAAAATCGGTCTCGTCGGCCCCAACGGCGCCGGCAAGACCACTTTGTTCCGTATGATCAAGGGTGAGGAGCTGCCGGACGAAGGCCAGGTCGGCGTCGATCGGGGCACCACCATCGGCTATTTCAGCCAGGACGTCGGCGAAATGGCCGGCCGCAGCGCCGTCGCCGAAGTGATGGACGGGGCGGGACCGGTCTCGACCGTCGCCGCCGAACTGAAGGAACTGGAAACCGCTATGGTCGATCCCGACCGGGCGGACGAAATGGAAAGCCTGATCGAGCGCTACGGCGAGGTGCAGGCTCGTTTCGAAGAACTCGATGGCTATGCGCTTGACGGCCGGGCGCGCGAAGTACTCGCCGGCCTGAGCTTTACCGAGGAGATGATGGACGGCGATGTCGGCGCCTTGTCAGGCGGCTGGAAGATGCGCGTCGCCTTGGCGCGCATTCTGCTGATGCGCCCCGATGCCATGCTGCTCGACGAGCCGAGCAACCATCTCGATCTCGAAAGCCTGATCTGGCTGGAAGAGTTTTTGAAGGGCTATGAGGGCGCGCTGCTGATGACCTCGCATGACCGCGCCTTCATGAACCGCATCGTCGGCAAGATCATCGAGATCGACGGCGGTACGCTCACCACCTATTCGGGCGACTATGAATTCTACGAACAGCAACGCGCGCTCAACGAGAAGCAGCAGCAGGCGCAGTTCGAGCGCCAGCAGGCCATGCTCGCCAAAGAGATCAAGTTCATCGAGCGCTTCAAGGCACGCGCCTCCCATGCCGCGCAGGTGCAGAGCCGCGTCAAGAAGCTCGAGAAGATCGATCGCGTCGAGCCACCGCGCCGCCGCCAGACCGTGATGTTTGAATTTCAGCCGGCGCCGCGCTCCGGCGACGACGTGGTGGCGTTCAAGAACGTGCACAAGCGCTACGGCAATCGCGCCATCTATGAAGGGTTCGATTTCACCGTGCGCCGCAAGGAGCGCTGGTGCGTCATGGGCGTCAACGGCGCTGGTAAATCCACCTTGCTGAAACTGGTCGCCGGCTCCACCGAGCCCGACAATGGCACGGTGGCGCTCGGTGGCAGCGTCAAGATGGGTTATTTCGCTCAGCACGCCATGGACCTGCTCGATGGCGACCGTACCGTGTTCCAGTCGTTGGAGGATTCCTTCCCGCAGGCAGGGCAAGGGTCGTTGCGCGCGCTCGCTGGCTGTTTCGGTTTCTCCGGCGATGACGTCGAGAAGAAATGCCGCGTGCTGTCAGGTGGCGAGAAGGCGCGTCTGGTGATGGCGAAAATGCTGTTCGATCCGCCGAACTTCCTGGTGCTCGACGAGCCGACCAACCATCTCGACATCGCGACCAAGGAAATGCTCATCCAGGCGCTCGGCAATTACGAGGGCACCATGCTGTTCGTCTCGCATGACCGGCACTTCCTCGCCGCGCTGTCGAACCGCGTGCTGGAGCTGACGCCCGAAGGCATCCACCAATATGGTGGTGGCTATAATGAATATGTCGCGCGCACCGGGCAGGAGGCACCGGGTCTGCGGCATTAG
- a CDS encoding tlde1 domain-containing protein yields the protein MQFSPVSSGGVALPRRRLTRRGTFLSAVALSALLVATIGIGGHLASQHDISSLTGVSYEVTGSIAPTQALEPALSPARRAMAATTDDYALMMQPTPTLPAGVMAFRQDAPLTPGFRIARAIPEAPAEPQTYLPQSDMQTARAEPVEVEPVEQAPQAMANLEPAALDPAPIPMPVPRPPELRFTEPRTEARNNRQTQRAQTTVVPATPQTADNRSFFEKLFNPQPAGAPGPALAYASPEADINLRSAPSINPAPNPAVTAGTAVYNISARAVTLPNGEVLEAHSGLGDKLDDPNYVHVRMQGATPPGTYNLVEREALFHGVRAIRMNPVGGSGAIHGRGGILAHTYMLGPRGDSNGCISFKDYNRFLQAYLRGEVRRIVVVTGRGDALPSFASRRNGRNVAANAGGV from the coding sequence ATGCAGTTCAGCCCAGTTTCGTCAGGCGGCGTGGCCCTGCCGCGCCGTCGCCTGACCCGCCGCGGCACTTTTCTCTCAGCAGTGGCCCTTTCCGCACTCCTGGTCGCGACGATCGGGATCGGCGGCCATTTGGCCAGCCAGCACGACATATCGAGCCTGACCGGGGTTTCCTACGAAGTAACCGGCAGCATCGCGCCGACGCAGGCGCTCGAACCGGCGCTTTCACCGGCACGCCGGGCAATGGCCGCGACCACCGACGACTACGCCCTGATGATGCAGCCGACGCCGACCCTGCCGGCAGGCGTCATGGCCTTCCGCCAGGACGCACCGCTGACGCCGGGCTTCCGCATCGCCCGCGCCATTCCCGAAGCGCCGGCAGAACCACAAACTTACTTGCCGCAAAGCGATATGCAGACTGCGCGGGCCGAGCCAGTTGAAGTGGAGCCGGTTGAACAGGCGCCGCAGGCGATGGCCAACCTGGAGCCCGCCGCTCTCGATCCCGCGCCCATCCCCATGCCCGTACCGCGCCCGCCGGAGCTGCGCTTCACCGAGCCGCGCACCGAGGCCCGTAACAACCGGCAGACGCAGCGGGCGCAGACGACCGTCGTGCCGGCAACACCGCAGACCGCCGACAATCGCTCCTTCTTCGAAAAGCTGTTCAACCCGCAGCCAGCCGGAGCACCGGGCCCGGCGCTCGCCTATGCGTCGCCGGAAGCCGACATCAATCTGCGCTCCGCCCCATCGATCAACCCGGCGCCCAATCCGGCCGTCACGGCTGGCACCGCCGTCTACAATATCTCCGCCCGCGCCGTGACCTTGCCGAACGGCGAAGTGCTCGAAGCCCATTCCGGCCTCGGCGATAAGCTGGACGATCCCAACTACGTCCATGTGCGCATGCAAGGCGCGACGCCGCCCGGCACGTACAATCTGGTCGAACGCGAAGCGCTGTTTCACGGCGTGCGCGCCATCCGCATGAATCCGGTTGGCGGCAGCGGCGCCATTCACGGGCGCGGCGGTATTCTCGCCCACACCTACATGCTGGGACCGCGCGGCGATTCCAACGGCTGCATCTCCTTCAAGGACTACAACCGCTTCCTGCAGGCTTATCTGCGCGGTGAAGTGCGGCGCATCGTCGTCGTCACCGGACGCGGCGACGCGCTGCCGAGCTTCGCCTCGCGCCGCAACGGCCGTAACGTCGCCGCGAACGCAGGTGGCGTGTAG
- a CDS encoding NAD(P)/FAD-dependent oxidoreductase, whose protein sequence is MQYDALIIGGSFAGLSAAMQLARANRAVCVIDSGQPRNRFAAASHGFFGQDGMPPRQMLAQARAKLAAYPSVRFVEGQASNAAAEENGYAVTLADGGQLAARKLILAFGLRDGLPDIPGLTERWGETVNHCPYCHGYEFLHRPLGVISSHAHSAIQAQLLADWGPTTFFLNGGDRPDAETSARLAARNVTIEPERIVALEGEAPALSGIRLADGRFVELAALFVAPRTSFQCAIAEQLGCALEDGPMGHVIQTDAMKQTSVPGVYAAGDIARPMHNATFASADGVMAGAGVHHALVFGAG, encoded by the coding sequence ATGCAATATGACGCTCTCATCATCGGCGGCAGTTTCGCCGGCCTCTCCGCCGCCATGCAGCTGGCGCGCGCCAATCGCGCGGTCTGCGTTATCGACAGCGGCCAACCGCGCAATCGCTTCGCCGCAGCCTCGCACGGTTTCTTCGGGCAGGACGGCATGCCGCCGCGCCAGATGCTGGCGCAGGCCCGCGCCAAGCTGGCCGCTTATCCCAGCGTGCGCTTCGTCGAAGGCCAAGCGTCGAACGCCGCCGCCGAGGAAAACGGTTACGCCGTCACCCTCGCCGATGGCGGCCAGCTTGCCGCACGCAAGCTCATTCTCGCCTTCGGTCTCAGGGATGGATTACCCGACATTCCAGGTCTGACGGAACGCTGGGGCGAGACGGTCAATCATTGCCCCTATTGCCACGGCTACGAGTTCCTGCATCGCCCGCTGGGTGTGATCAGCTCCCATGCGCATTCGGCGATCCAGGCGCAGCTCCTTGCCGATTGGGGACCGACGACCTTTTTCCTCAATGGCGGCGACAGACCGGATGCCGAAACCTCAGCGCGTCTGGCCGCGCGCAACGTGACGATCGAACCGGAGCGGATCGTGGCGCTCGAAGGCGAAGCGCCTGCGCTATCAGGCATACGTCTCGCCGATGGACGCTTTGTCGAACTCGCCGCCCTCTTTGTCGCGCCGCGCACGTCCTTCCAATGTGCGATCGCCGAGCAATTGGGCTGCGCGCTCGAGGACGGGCCGATGGGGCACGTCATTCAAACCGATGCGATGAAACAAACCAGTGTGCCCGGCGTCTATGCGGCGGGAGATATCGCAAGGCCTATGCACAACGCCACGTTTGCTTCAGCCGATGGCGTCATGGCCGGTGCCGGCGTGCATCATGCTCTGGTGTTCGGCGCGGGTTAA
- a CDS encoding Rrf2 family transcriptional regulator: MKRDSKLSGVLHVLLHMLGSKAPATSEHLALMMGTNPVVVRRVMAGLREQGFVTSAKGHGGGWLIACDPAKVTLADIYAAVGEPTVIAMGHRSETPECLVEQAVNRALDDAFREAESVFAKHLKTVTLAALSEDFNRQLAARGLNLESQTHAI; the protein is encoded by the coding sequence ATGAAGCGCGATAGCAAACTTTCCGGCGTCCTGCATGTCCTTTTGCACATGCTCGGCAGCAAGGCGCCAGCCACCTCCGAACATCTGGCCTTGATGATGGGGACCAATCCGGTCGTCGTCCGCCGGGTCATGGCCGGCCTGCGCGAGCAGGGCTTCGTCACCTCGGCCAAAGGCCACGGCGGCGGCTGGCTCATCGCCTGCGATCCGGCCAAGGTGACTCTGGCGGACATTTACGCCGCCGTCGGCGAACCCACCGTCATCGCCATGGGGCATCGCAGCGAAACGCCGGAATGCCTCGTCGAACAGGCGGTGAACCGCGCGCTCGATGATGCCTTCCGTGAAGCCGAGAGCGTCTTCGCCAAGCATCTGAAAACCGTAACGCTGGCCGCCTTGTCGGAAGACTTCAATCGCCAGCTCGCCGCCCGTGGCCTGAATCTGGAAAGCCAGACCCATGCAATATGA